In Aspergillus nidulans FGSC A4 chromosome II, a single window of DNA contains:
- a CDS encoding metallophosphatase domain-containing protein (transcript_id=CADANIAT00004458): MRRKTRFVCVSDTHGYTPSEAGFRLPAGDVLIHAGDLTNQGSSSELRKTMNWIATADYEIKIVICGNHDITLDAPFYSQNSTKFHNKHRQDPEECLKTITTASSSIVFLQHQSALVRLRKAGGPNTVFKVFGSPYSQSDGEWAFLYEPDGAEELWRDIPLDADVVVTHTPPRFACDYDNVSTSSEADKRMGCPALGERLRIVRPCLAVCGHVHEGRGYKRVHWGASTAASATNEGDEGGSKRVRDQVTQGTLPSQGSKKQCLVDLTGKRAPRLDNVGFGLSRAGSLFPSLDSPDVVILPHQRPGIGYGQTADVRSSESDTEAKVGVEVEYTGAEHHRSHKRETCIVNAAIMATSWPHHGGRKFHPGPIVVDLELPVWTNYDGSFS; encoded by the exons ATGCGCCGGAAAACTCGTTTTGTCTGTGTCTCTGATACTCATGGCTACACGCCTTCGGAAGCGGGATTCAGACTCCCCGCGGGCGACGTCTTGATCCACGCAGGAGATCTCACAAATCAGGGTAGCAGTTCCGAACTTCGCAAGACGATGAACTGGATTGCGACTGCGGATTATGAAATCAAGATTGTCATTTGTG GGAACCACGACATAACCCTGGACGCTCCCTTCTACAGTCAAAATAGCACAAAATTTCACAATAAACACCgccaagatccagaagaatGCCTTAAAACAATcaccaccgcctcctcatcgatCGTattcctccagcaccagtcAGCACTAGTGCGGCTCCGCAAGGCTGGTGGTCCAAACACAGTCTTTAAGGTCTTTGGCTCCCCGTATTCACAGAGCGACGGTGAGTGGGCGTTCTTATACGAGCCTGACGGGGCTGAGGAGCTATGGCGCGATATTCCACTGGACGCAGATGTCGTCGTCACGCATACGCCGCCTCGTTTTGCTTGCGATTATGACAATGTCTCTACTAGTTCTGAGGCGGATAAACGTATGGGATGTCCAGCTTTGGGGGAGAGGCTGCGAATTGTTAGACCGTGTCTTGCTGTTTGTGGACATGTTCACGAGGGACGAGGCTATAAACGGGTCCATTGGGGGGCATCTACGGCCGCATCTGCAACTAACGAGGGCGATGAGGGTGGAAGCAAACGCGTCAGAGACCAAGTCACCCAGGGAACCCTCCCATCTCAAGGGAGCAAAAAGCAATGCCTTGTCGATCTAACGGGCAAACGAGCCCCTCGCCTCGATAACGTGGGTTTTGGTCTTTCTCGAGCGGGATCGCTGTTCCCGTCACTCGACTCACCAGATGTCGTGATACTTCCACATCAGCGGCCGGGCATAGGCTATGGTCAGACAGCAGATGTGCGCTCAAGCGAATCCGATACCGAAGCCAAAGTCGGCGTTGAAGTTGAGTATACGGGCGCAGAGCATCACCGATCTCACAAACGCGAGACGTGTATCGTAAATGCTGCGATCATGGCAACCAGCTGGCCGCACCATGGAGGCAGGAAGTTCCACCCCGGTCCTATAGTTGTTGACCTGGAACTTCCAGTCTGGACGAATTATGATGGTTCGTTCTCTTAA